A section of the Ciceribacter thiooxidans genome encodes:
- a CDS encoding response regulator transcription factor produces the protein MQTIALVDDDRNILTSVSIALEAEGYKVETYTDGASALDGLLARPPHLAIFDIKMPRMDGMELLRRLRQKSDIPVIFLTSKDEEIDELFGLKMGADDFITKPFSQRLLVERVKAILRRSGSRETLAGSGGAKAGSESQARTLERGQLVMDQERHTCTWKGDPVTLTVTEFLILQSLAQRPGVVKSRDALMDAAYDEQVYVDDRTIDSHIKRLRKKFKMVDTEFDMIETLYGVGYRFREAA, from the coding sequence ATGCAAACAATCGCGCTCGTTGACGACGACCGTAACATCCTGACGTCCGTGTCCATTGCTCTGGAGGCGGAGGGGTACAAGGTCGAGACCTACACGGATGGCGCCTCAGCGCTGGACGGCTTGCTGGCCCGTCCGCCCCACCTCGCCATCTTCGACATCAAGATGCCGCGAATGGACGGGATGGAACTGCTGAGGCGCCTTCGGCAGAAGTCGGATATTCCCGTCATTTTCCTCACGTCTAAGGATGAAGAGATCGACGAACTCTTCGGCCTGAAGATGGGCGCCGATGATTTTATCACAAAGCCCTTTTCACAACGGCTTCTCGTCGAACGCGTAAAGGCAATCCTTCGGCGCTCAGGCAGTCGCGAGACTTTGGCCGGTTCGGGTGGAGCAAAGGCAGGGAGCGAGTCGCAGGCGCGCACGCTTGAGCGTGGACAGTTGGTCATGGACCAGGAACGGCATACCTGCACCTGGAAGGGCGACCCGGTGACCCTCACAGTCACCGAGTTCCTGATCCTGCAATCGCTGGCCCAACGCCCGGGCGTGGTGAAGAGCCGCGACGCTCTTATGGACGCCGCCTACGACGAACAGGTATATGTGGACGACCGTACCATCGACAGCCACATCAAGCGCCTGCGCAAGAAGTTCAAGATGGTAGACACTGAATTCGACATGATCGAAACGCTTTACGGCGTCGGATATCGGTTCCGCGAAGCGGCCTGA
- a CDS encoding phosphoenolpyruvate carboxykinase gives MEELGVNNPLIGVASIGLGDAARVYYNFLESELYEEALRRKEAVLTADGALCALTGQHTGRSAKDKFIVRDSHTNGEIWWDNNKPMSPEHFGLLHKDMLAHAAGKDIFVQDLIGGADADNALPTRVVTELAWHSLFIRNLLIRPDRSTLGEFQPKLTIINLPTFRADPARHGCRSETVIACDFINGIVLIGGTSYAGEIKKSVFTALNYLLPPKGVMPMHCSANVGPAGDTAVFFGLSGTGKTTLSADPSRTLIGDDEHGWGEHGVFNFEGGCYAKTIRLSAEAEPEIYATTKRFGTVLENVVLDERRLPDFHDGSLTENTRCAYPLHFIPNASDTGRSGHPKTIIMLTADAFGVLPPIARLTPEQAMYHFLSGYTAKVAGTEKGVTEPEATFSTCFGAPFMPRHPAEYGNLLRDLIARHNVDCWLVNTGWTGGAYGVGHRMPIKATRALLTAALNGELKKVETRIDPNFGFAVPVAVEAVDGAILDPRSTWADGEEYDAQAKKLVAMFITNFAKFEDHVDHTVRAAAPSASIAAE, from the coding sequence ATGGAGGAGCTTGGTGTAAATAATCCCCTCATCGGGGTAGCGTCGATCGGGTTGGGGGATGCGGCACGCGTCTACTACAACTTCCTTGAGAGCGAACTTTATGAAGAAGCCCTTCGCCGCAAGGAAGCAGTCCTGACCGCCGACGGCGCGCTTTGCGCCTTGACCGGGCAGCACACCGGCCGCTCCGCCAAAGATAAGTTCATCGTTCGCGACAGCCACACCAACGGTGAAATCTGGTGGGACAACAACAAGCCCATGTCGCCCGAGCACTTCGGCCTGCTCCACAAGGACATGCTGGCGCACGCCGCAGGCAAGGATATCTTCGTCCAGGATCTTATCGGCGGCGCTGACGCCGACAACGCCCTGCCGACACGCGTCGTGACGGAACTTGCTTGGCACTCGCTTTTCATCCGCAATCTTTTGATCCGGCCGGATCGTTCGACCCTCGGCGAGTTCCAGCCGAAGCTGACCATCATCAATCTGCCGACATTCCGTGCCGATCCGGCCCGCCATGGCTGCCGTTCCGAGACGGTGATCGCCTGTGATTTCATCAACGGCATCGTACTGATCGGCGGAACCTCCTATGCCGGCGAGATCAAGAAGTCGGTCTTCACCGCACTCAACTACCTGCTGCCGCCGAAGGGCGTCATGCCGATGCACTGCTCGGCCAACGTTGGACCGGCGGGCGACACCGCGGTCTTCTTCGGTCTTTCGGGCACCGGCAAGACGACGCTTTCTGCCGATCCGAGCCGGACGCTTATCGGTGATGACGAGCACGGCTGGGGCGAGCACGGTGTGTTCAACTTCGAAGGCGGTTGCTATGCGAAAACCATCCGGCTGTCGGCGGAAGCCGAGCCGGAAATCTACGCAACCACCAAGCGCTTCGGCACCGTTCTCGAGAACGTCGTGCTGGACGAGCGTCGTCTGCCCGACTTCCATGATGGTTCGCTGACGGAAAACACACGTTGCGCCTACCCGCTGCACTTTATCCCGAACGCTTCCGACACGGGCCGTTCCGGACATCCGAAGACGATCATCATGCTGACGGCCGACGCCTTCGGTGTCCTGCCGCCGATCGCACGCCTGACGCCCGAGCAGGCGATGTATCACTTCCTCTCCGGCTACACGGCGAAGGTCGCTGGCACCGAAAAGGGTGTCACAGAGCCAGAAGCGACGTTCTCGACCTGCTTCGGTGCGCCGTTCATGCCGCGGCACCCGGCTGAGTACGGGAACCTGCTTCGTGATCTGATCGCCCGCCACAACGTCGATTGCTGGCTGGTAAACACCGGCTGGACCGGAGGTGCTTACGGCGTGGGCCATCGCATGCCGATCAAGGCAACGCGTGCCCTTCTGACCGCGGCGCTCAATGGTGAGCTCAAGAAGGTCGAAACCCGTATCGATCCGAACTTCGGCTTTGCTGTTCCGGTTGCCGTCGAGGCGGTGGACGGCGCAATCCTCGATCCACGCTCGACCTGGGCGGACGGCGAGGAGTATGATGCTCAGGCGAAGAAGTTGGTCGCAATGTTCATCACCAACTTCGCGAAGTTTGAAGATCATGTCGACCATACGGTTCGGGCTGCCGCGCCGAGCGCGAGCATCGCCGCCGAATAA
- the arfB gene encoding alternative ribosome rescue aminoacyl-tRNA hydrolase ArfB encodes MASDALYIDDRITISGWELTEQFVLAGGPGGQNVNKVSTAVQLFFDIAGSPSLPERVKVNALKLGGRRVSKDGVLMIESSRFRSQERNRADARERLKELILKAAEPPPPSRRKTKPTKGSVERRLKEKAGRSEVKKMRGRPAGD; translated from the coding sequence ATGGCCAGCGACGCACTTTACATTGACGACCGGATAACCATTTCGGGTTGGGAACTGACGGAGCAGTTTGTCCTGGCGGGCGGGCCGGGCGGTCAGAACGTCAATAAGGTTTCGACTGCCGTACAGCTCTTCTTTGACATTGCCGGATCGCCTTCTCTTCCCGAGCGGGTCAAGGTAAACGCCCTGAAACTTGGCGGCCGACGCGTCTCCAAGGACGGTGTCCTGATGATCGAGTCGAGCCGTTTCCGCAGCCAGGAGCGCAATCGCGCCGATGCGCGAGAGCGACTGAAGGAGCTGATCCTCAAAGCGGCCGAGCCGCCACCGCCGTCGCGACGAAAGACCAAACCCACCAAAGGCTCTGTCGAGCGACGGCTGAAGGAAAAGGCAGGTCGTTCGGAGGTGAAGAAAATGCGCGGCCGGCCTGCCGGAGATTGA